A genomic segment from Sparus aurata chromosome 10, fSpaAur1.1, whole genome shotgun sequence encodes:
- the LOC115590078 gene encoding putative protein TPRXL: protein MKSSSPSSTSVTAADAQLPSSPPSPRPPPSLQSPELQDEFLTACRIKFRSRSDITESSDSSPLSPSSPLSSPCTPTLTSSPRSSSSSSSSPGFSSRQARLSLSSPELLSELKDSKTRPLKHVPAHHGLTTVFSGRGRGRGRGRGRAVSGHASSTQPANQKTPH from the exons atgaagtcatcatcaccatcatctaCCTCAGTGACGGCAGCAGACGCTCAGCTCCCGTCCTCTCCGCcgtctcctcgtcctcctcccaGTCTGCAGAGTCCAGAGCTGCAGGACGAGTTTCTGACGG CGTGCCGGATCAAGTTTAGGTCTCGTAGTGACATCACTGAGTCCAGTgactcctcccccctctccccctcctctcctctgtcctccccctgCACTCCCACCCTGACCTCGTCCCCCCGgagctcctcgtcctcctcgtcctctccgggcttcagcagcagacaag CCCGTCTGTCGCTGTCCAgcccagagctgctgtcagagctgAAAGACTCGAAGACACGCCCCCTCAAACATGTCCCCGCCCACCACGGACTGACCACCGTCTTCtcaggacgaggaagaggaagaggaagaggaagaggaagagcg GTCTCTGGCCACGCCTCCTCCACAcaaccagccaatcagaagacTCCACACTGA
- the znhit1 gene encoding zinc finger HIT domain-containing protein 1, which yields MVLEKKVSARVEAGQRRVLDEATRQRRLSRQLEALEKDNFQDDPLSSLPPPGPTARLPAFSETEEPEKKKRKTRGDHFKQRFRKNFTTLLEEENLSERPEPNYLSAAAPPSSLPPRHFCCVCGFPSHYTCTTCGGRYCSSKCLITHRETRCLKWTL from the exons ATGGTGTTGGAGAAGAAAGTTTCCG ctcgGGTGGAGGCCGGTCAGCGCAGAGTTCTGGATGAAGCGACCCGTCAGAGGAGACTGTCGAGGCAGCTGGAGGCTCTGGAGAAAGACAACTTCCAG gacgaccctctgtcctccctccctcccccaggTCCTActgcccgcctgcctgcctTCAGTGAGACAGAAGAACCAG agaagaagaagaggaagacgaggggCGATCACTTCAAGCAGCGATTCAGGAAGAACTTCACAacgctgctggaggaggag AACCTGTCGGAGAGGCCGGAGCCCAACTACCTGTCTGCGGCGGCCCCGCCCTCCTCTCTGCCCCCCCGACACTTCTGCTGCGTCTGCGGCTTCCCCTCCCACTACACCTGCACCACCTGCGGGGGGCGCTACTGCAGCAGCAAGTGTCTGATCACTCACAGAGAGACCAG gtgTTTGAAGTGGACGCTCTAA
- the LOC115590023 gene encoding zinc finger protein 239-like, producing MENQNQDPRRTGGACSDGSSIQKQGGTKGRKQSHKIPTSPKKSEVARGHTRGKPHECDQCGKTFATSSSLKTHQSIHTGEKPHGCDECGKAFLSKFTLKIHQRIHTGEKPYGCEECGQHFRTTGDLRVHRRAHTGERPYGCDQCSKAFLTSGDLNIHKRVHTGERPYSCDQCGKAFTTRGYLQIHRRLHTGEKPYNCEYCEKTFATQGRWAIHLKMHRGEKPHQCDQCGKSFLLSNQLKQHQYIHTGERPYPCERCDKAFSNPAGLKRHHIVHSGEKPYGCDQCGKSFARTRGLKSHEQTCKRNLTSGTPVVGDLHLHLDTHMMQE from the exons AtggagaaccagaaccaggaccCTAGAAGAACAGGAGGCGCGTGCTCTGACGGCAGCAGCATTCAG AAACAGGGAGGAACAAAGGGACGGAAGCAGTCACACAAAATACCGACATCACCGAAGAAATCAGAAGTCGCAAGAGGTCACACCAGAGGGAAACCACACGAGTGTGATCAATGTGGGAAAACTTTTGCTACATCCAGTTCCCTAAAAACCCACCAaagcattcacacaggagagaaaccgcaTGGCTGTGATGAGTGCGGGAAAGCTTTCCTGTCCAAGTTTACATTGAAAATCCATCAacgcattcacacaggagagaaaccgtacGGCTGTGAAGAATGTGGCCAACACTTCAGAACAACGGGTGACCTCAGAGTCCATCGCCGCGCTCACACTGGAGAGAGACCGTACGGCTGTGACCAGTGTAGCAAAGCCTTCTTAACGTCAGGTGACCTGAACATCCACAAACGTGTTCACACTGGAGAGAGACCTTAcagctgtgaccagtgtggAAAAGCTTTCACAACTCGAGGTTACCTTCAGATCCATCGACGTTTGcatacaggagagaaaccctACAACTGTGAATACTGTGAGAAAACCTTCGCCACTCAAGGCAGATGGGCAATCCACCTTAAAATGCACCGCGGAGAGAAGCCGCATCAGTGTGACCAGTGTGGGAAAAGTTTCCTTCTGTCAAATCAGCTAAAACAACATCAATACATTCACACGGGAGAGAGACCCTACCCCTGTGAGCGATGTGACAAAGCCTTTTCTAATCCCGCCGGTTTAAAAAGACACCATATTGTTCACTCCGGGGAGAAACCATACGGCTGTGACCAATGTGGGAAAAGCTTTGCGAGAACTCGTGGCCTTAAATCCCACGAGCAAACTTGCAAGAGAAACCTTACGTCTGGGACCCCTGTAGTCGGtgacctccatctccacctcgACACTCACATGATGCAGGAGTGA